The following proteins are co-located in the Brachybacterium sacelli genome:
- a CDS encoding metal-dependent hydrolase, whose translation MMGGHHAISGTAAWMALTGSVEVLDRHVGLGLWSLDGAQVLSGALVATGAALLPDIDHPGATVSRSAGRLSKLLTRSVGAVAGHRGATHTLLAVLAVTALAVLVSGLDHRARVPVLGEIPTGPVVLVGVMCALGTRALKVVEGVLLPWLVGLASALLIAVIAPEVSIWLPAAVAVGTLTHLVGDLLTTDGIPFPTWPLVVRPPRSLASALWQRSGDIALPLLGNAGSAREWLVCTALTAYASVAIVVTLTGTPGLLTG comes from the coding sequence ATGATGGGCGGACATCACGCGATCAGCGGCACCGCCGCGTGGATGGCGCTGACCGGATCGGTCGAGGTGCTGGACCGTCACGTGGGTCTGGGCCTGTGGAGTCTGGACGGCGCTCAGGTGCTCTCCGGCGCCCTGGTCGCCACGGGCGCTGCACTGCTGCCGGACATCGACCACCCCGGCGCCACCGTCTCCCGCTCCGCGGGGCGACTGTCCAAGCTCCTCACCCGGAGCGTCGGCGCCGTGGCCGGCCATCGCGGAGCGACCCACACGCTGCTGGCCGTGCTCGCCGTCACCGCCCTGGCGGTGCTGGTGAGCGGGCTCGACCACCGAGCCCGCGTGCCGGTCCTCGGCGAGATCCCCACCGGTCCGGTGGTCCTGGTGGGCGTGATGTGCGCCCTGGGCACGCGGGCGCTGAAGGTGGTCGAGGGCGTGCTGCTCCCCTGGCTCGTGGGACTCGCCTCCGCCCTGCTGATCGCCGTCATCGCCCCGGAGGTGTCCATCTGGCTGCCGGCCGCCGTCGCCGTGGGCACGTTGACCCACCTCGTCGGCGACCTGCTCACCACGGACGGGATCCCGTTCCCGACGTGGCCCCTGGTGGTCCGGCCCCCGCGGAGTCTCGCCTCGGCGCTCTGGCAGCGCAGCGGCGACATCGCCCTGCCCCTGCTGGGCAATGCCGGCAGCGCGCGGGAATGGCTCGTGTGCACGGCGCTGACCGCCTACGCGTCGGTGGCCATCGTCGTGACCCTGACGGGCACCCCCGGGCTCCTGACCGGCTGA
- the argS gene encoding arginine--tRNA ligase: MPAPEIALTERFQSAFAAAFGPEYADADPIIRPSQFADFQCNAAMGLAKRLGRKPRDIAADILAAVDLEDIAEAPEIAGPGFLNIRLRTGWIAAQAGRLSEDPLLGAPVPERAETVVVDYSAPNVAKEMHVGHLRTTVVGDSIARTLEKLGHTVIRQNHIGDWGTPFGMLIEHLLEVGEDSAEAELLKTDPNAFYQAARAKFDAGGDFAARARRRVATLQSGDGESLRIWTDLVELSKQYFHRVYDMLGATLTDADLAGESTYNPLLEIVCKDLEADGIARISDGALCVFPEGFTGRDEQPLPLIVRKSDGGYGYATTDLAAVRHRVRDLGADRIAYVVGTAQELHFQMVFTAAREAGWLPEEVEATHVKIGSVLGEDGKILRTRSGASLRLLALLEEAVAAARTVIDELRPDLPEQERAQIAHDIGIGGVKYADLSTAHDSDYTFDLDRMLALTGNTAPYLQYAVARIRSIGRKAEAQGIVAATAPRVENDAERALALQLLDFGPTLAQAGAAYEPHRLCAYLFSLAQAFTSFYDASPILKESDEGLRAGRLALAQLTEKVLVEGLDALGVNAPQQM, translated from the coding sequence ATGCCTGCTCCCGAGATCGCGCTGACCGAGCGCTTCCAGTCCGCCTTCGCCGCCGCCTTCGGGCCCGAGTACGCCGATGCGGACCCGATCATCCGACCGTCCCAGTTCGCGGACTTCCAGTGCAACGCCGCGATGGGCCTGGCCAAGCGACTGGGACGGAAGCCGCGCGACATCGCCGCCGACATCCTGGCGGCCGTCGACCTCGAGGACATCGCCGAGGCCCCCGAGATCGCGGGCCCGGGCTTTCTGAACATCCGCCTGCGCACCGGGTGGATCGCCGCCCAGGCCGGCCGGTTGAGCGAGGATCCGCTCCTCGGTGCCCCCGTCCCCGAGCGCGCGGAGACCGTGGTGGTCGACTACTCGGCACCGAACGTCGCCAAGGAGATGCACGTCGGTCATCTGCGCACCACCGTCGTGGGGGACTCGATCGCCCGCACGCTGGAGAAGCTGGGCCACACCGTGATCCGCCAGAATCACATCGGCGACTGGGGCACGCCCTTCGGCATGCTCATCGAGCACCTGCTCGAGGTGGGCGAGGACAGTGCCGAGGCGGAGCTGCTGAAGACCGACCCGAACGCCTTCTACCAGGCCGCTCGCGCCAAATTCGACGCCGGCGGCGACTTCGCCGCCCGTGCCCGGCGGCGGGTGGCGACGCTGCAGTCCGGCGACGGCGAGTCCCTGCGGATCTGGACCGATCTGGTGGAGCTGTCCAAGCAGTACTTCCACCGCGTCTACGACATGCTCGGGGCGACGCTGACGGACGCCGACCTCGCCGGGGAGTCGACCTACAATCCGCTGCTCGAGATCGTCTGCAAGGACCTCGAGGCCGACGGGATCGCCCGGATCTCCGACGGCGCCCTGTGCGTCTTCCCCGAGGGGTTCACCGGCCGCGACGAGCAGCCGCTGCCGCTAATCGTGCGCAAGTCCGACGGCGGCTACGGGTACGCCACCACGGACCTCGCCGCGGTCCGCCACCGGGTCCGCGACCTCGGCGCGGACCGCATCGCCTATGTGGTCGGCACCGCGCAGGAGCTGCACTTCCAGATGGTCTTCACCGCCGCCCGCGAGGCCGGCTGGCTGCCCGAGGAGGTCGAGGCGACCCACGTGAAGATCGGGTCCGTGCTCGGCGAGGACGGCAAGATCCTGCGCACCCGCTCGGGAGCCTCCCTGCGGTTGTTGGCGCTGCTCGAGGAGGCCGTCGCCGCGGCCCGCACCGTGATCGACGAGCTGCGTCCGGACCTGCCCGAGCAGGAGCGCGCACAGATCGCCCACGACATCGGCATCGGCGGGGTGAAGTACGCGGACCTCTCCACCGCGCACGACTCGGACTACACCTTCGACCTGGACCGCATGCTGGCCCTGACCGGGAACACCGCCCCGTACCTGCAGTACGCGGTGGCGAGGATCCGCTCCATCGGGCGCAAGGCGGAGGCGCAGGGCATCGTCGCGGCCACGGCCCCGCGGGTCGAGAACGACGCCGAGCGGGCCTTGGCCCTGCAGCTGCTGGACTTCGGGCCGACGCTCGCCCAGGCCGGCGCCGCGTACGAGCCGCACCGGCTGTGCGCGTACCTGTTCTCCCTCGCGCAGGCGTTCACGTCCTTCTACGACGCCTCCCCGATCCTCAAGGAGTCCGACGAGGGGCTGCGCGCCGGGCGGCTGGCCCTCGCGCAGCTGACCGAGAAGGTCCTCGTCGAGGGACTCGATGCGCTCGGTGTGAACGCTCCGCAACAGATGTGA
- a CDS encoding ornithine cyclodeaminase, which yields MTQLLDVANMARWIRRDGAERILVRMTEYLEADFRRWERFDKTPRIASHTPLGVIELMPTSDGETYSFKYVNGHPSNPARGFQTVTAFGVLADVDNGYPTFLAEMTLLTALRTAATSALAAKVLARPDSRTLALIGAGSQSEFQALAFRGVLGLEDLRVFDVDPAAVEKVRGNLEPLGFRVHPATSVDEAVDGADIITTCTADKARNTVLDADQVRPGVHVNAIGGDCPGKTELDAAILEAARVVVEFTAQTRLEGEIQQMDPDFPVTELWQVLTGTAPGRTGPEDVTVFDSVGFAIADFSALRCARDATAGSDLQSEVDLVAQPDDPKDLFSLVGVLAPVS from the coding sequence ATGACGCAGCTGCTCGATGTCGCGAACATGGCCCGGTGGATCCGGCGCGACGGCGCCGAGAGGATCCTCGTGCGGATGACCGAGTACCTGGAGGCGGACTTCCGCCGCTGGGAGCGCTTCGACAAGACCCCGCGGATCGCCAGCCACACCCCGCTCGGCGTGATCGAGCTGATGCCGACCTCCGACGGGGAGACCTACTCCTTCAAGTACGTCAACGGACACCCCTCCAATCCCGCGCGCGGCTTCCAGACCGTCACCGCCTTCGGGGTGCTGGCCGACGTCGACAACGGCTATCCCACTTTCCTCGCCGAGATGACGCTCCTGACGGCGCTGCGCACCGCCGCGACCTCGGCGCTGGCGGCGAAGGTCCTCGCCCGGCCCGACTCGCGCACCCTGGCGCTGATCGGGGCCGGCTCGCAGTCCGAGTTCCAGGCCCTGGCCTTCCGTGGCGTGCTCGGCCTCGAGGATCTGCGGGTGTTCGACGTCGACCCCGCCGCGGTCGAGAAGGTGCGGGGCAACCTCGAGCCGCTCGGCTTCCGCGTGCACCCGGCGACCTCTGTGGACGAGGCGGTCGACGGGGCCGACATCATCACCACCTGCACCGCCGACAAGGCACGCAACACGGTCCTGGATGCCGACCAGGTGCGCCCCGGCGTGCACGTCAACGCGATCGGCGGAGACTGTCCCGGCAAGACCGAGCTGGACGCCGCGATCCTCGAGGCCGCTCGGGTGGTCGTCGAGTTCACGGCCCAGACCCGCCTCGAGGGCGAGATCCAGCAGATGGACCCGGACTTCCCCGTCACCGAGCTGTGGCAGGTGCTCACCGGGACCGCCCCCGGCCGCACCGGCCCCGAGGACGTCACGGTGTTCGACTCCGTCGGCTTCGCCATCGCCGACTTCTCCGCCCTGCGCTGCGCGCGGGACGCGACCGCGGGCTCGGATCTGCAGTCCGAGGTGGACCTGGTGGCACAGCCCGACGACCCCAAGGACCTCTTCTCACTGGTGGGCGTCCTCGCCCCGGTGAGCTGA
- a CDS encoding lysoplasmalogenase family protein, with protein sequence MPPIRTAHVVLWVTYALLVAVHVSSLLTGSEMLQRITQPMFAPLLIAVVLTALPRRTRTSALLVLGLVFAWAGDSLAGLAANAMQLIAVLSFLCALVCYSAALVPLWNRTRDTMRIALAIPYGGVVIGLFVACADGAGSMLPAVAAYAVALATMAFLSAGGNGLTWTGGTLFLLSSSMLAMDWFLPGASISYSGVWVMVSYTVGHALLIAGMLQSMPARRWTACRPGAALVIVEN encoded by the coding sequence GTGCCGCCGATCAGAACCGCTCACGTCGTCCTCTGGGTGACCTATGCCCTTCTCGTCGCGGTCCATGTCAGCTCCTTGCTGACGGGCTCCGAGATGCTCCAACGCATCACGCAGCCGATGTTCGCGCCGCTGCTGATCGCCGTCGTGCTCACCGCGCTCCCGCGGCGCACCCGCACCAGCGCCCTGTTGGTGCTGGGGCTGGTGTTCGCCTGGGCGGGCGACAGCCTCGCCGGACTCGCCGCGAATGCCATGCAGCTGATCGCCGTGCTGAGCTTCCTGTGCGCGCTGGTCTGCTACTCGGCGGCCCTGGTGCCGCTGTGGAACCGCACCCGTGACACGATGCGCATCGCCCTCGCGATCCCCTACGGCGGGGTCGTCATCGGGCTGTTCGTGGCCTGCGCGGACGGCGCCGGGTCCATGTTGCCCGCCGTGGCCGCCTATGCGGTGGCGCTGGCGACCATGGCCTTCCTCTCAGCGGGCGGGAACGGGCTGACCTGGACCGGTGGGACGCTGTTCCTGCTGTCCAGCTCGATGCTAGCGATGGACTGGTTCCTGCCGGGCGCTTCGATCTCGTACAGCGGGGTGTGGGTGATGGTGTCCTACACGGTCGGCCACGCGCTGCTGATCGCCGGCATGCTCCAGTCGATGCCGGCACGGCGCTGGACCGCCTGCCGGCCCGGCGCCGCCCTGGTGATCGTTGAGAACTGA
- a CDS encoding YccF domain-containing protein, which translates to MRTLISLILNIIWLLTAGWSLFLGYVLAGIIACIFIVTIPFGLASFRIAGFVIWPFGREVVDTHRGGAASAIGNVIWFVIAGWWLAIGHVLTAVAQAITIIGIPLAWANIKLIPVTCFPFGKEVMGSDSARSRMLPTAR; encoded by the coding sequence ATGCGCACCCTGATCTCCCTGATCCTGAACATCATCTGGCTGCTCACCGCGGGCTGGTCCCTGTTCCTGGGCTACGTGCTCGCGGGGATCATCGCCTGCATCTTCATCGTCACGATCCCGTTCGGCCTGGCCTCCTTCCGGATCGCGGGCTTCGTGATCTGGCCCTTCGGCCGTGAGGTGGTCGACACCCACCGCGGCGGCGCCGCGAGCGCGATCGGGAACGTCATCTGGTTCGTGATCGCGGGCTGGTGGCTGGCGATCGGCCACGTCCTCACGGCCGTCGCGCAGGCGATCACCATCATCGGTATCCCGCTGGCCTGGGCGAACATCAAGCTCATCCCTGTCACCTGCTTCCCCTTCGGCAAGGAGGTCATGGGCTCCGACTCGGCCCGTTCCCGCATGCTCCCCACGGCCCGCTGA
- a CDS encoding AAA family ATPase, giving the protein MSDSAVEADSPAEERAEASPALVILRGNSASGKSTVARQVQRALPRGRVAMIGLDHVRRELLWEHEVGQGDTIGLVTAMTQHCLRVGRTTVVEGIFGRERYGDMFAQLLAAHDGPHLVYYLDVSLEETLRRHAGKPIAHEVRADEVASWYRVHDVLGVPGETVLGEELSAEEMVTRVLTDLAAS; this is encoded by the coding sequence ATGAGCGACTCTGCCGTGGAGGCCGACTCCCCGGCCGAGGAGAGGGCGGAGGCGTCGCCCGCGCTCGTCATCCTCCGGGGCAACTCCGCCTCGGGGAAGTCGACCGTCGCGCGCCAGGTGCAACGGGCGCTGCCGCGGGGGCGGGTCGCCATGATCGGACTGGACCATGTGCGCCGCGAGCTGCTGTGGGAGCACGAAGTCGGTCAGGGCGACACCATCGGCCTGGTGACCGCGATGACACAGCACTGCCTGCGCGTCGGGCGGACCACCGTGGTCGAGGGGATCTTCGGCCGCGAGCGCTACGGCGACATGTTCGCGCAGCTCCTGGCCGCGCACGACGGCCCGCACCTCGTCTACTACCTCGACGTGAGTCTCGAGGAGACGCTGCGCCGCCACGCGGGCAAGCCCATCGCGCACGAGGTCCGCGCCGACGAGGTCGCGTCCTGGTACCGGGTGCACGATGTGCTCGGCGTGCCGGGCGAGACCGTGCTCGGGGAGGAGCTCTCCGCGGAGGAGATGGTCACCCGTGTGCTCACGGACTTGGCTGCGAGCTGA
- a CDS encoding flavin reductase family protein gives MSQSTTGPGPAVDEADYRRLSDLIAAGLAIVSTRQGSHDVAVTVDSYLDLSYDPPTMLVALYGMSRIAEAAEESGHFCLNVLAEDQQHLADRFGTPATPLVGLLSGLEVTRTADGDAVLAGTLAHFAIRLEQAVDAATHRLLIGPVVEMGQGRLDAGPAVRFAAEKHELR, from the coding sequence GTGTCGCAGAGCACGACCGGGCCCGGCCCCGCCGTGGACGAGGCCGACTACCGCCGGCTGAGCGACCTGATCGCGGCGGGGCTCGCGATCGTGAGCACCCGCCAGGGCAGCCACGACGTCGCCGTCACCGTCGACTCCTATCTCGACCTGTCCTACGACCCGCCCACGATGCTGGTGGCCCTGTACGGCATGTCCCGCATCGCCGAGGCCGCCGAGGAGTCCGGGCATTTCTGCCTCAACGTCCTGGCCGAGGACCAGCAGCACCTCGCGGACCGCTTCGGCACCCCCGCCACACCGCTGGTCGGACTGCTGAGCGGTCTCGAGGTGACGCGCACGGCCGACGGGGACGCCGTGCTGGCGGGCACCCTCGCCCACTTCGCGATCCGTCTCGAGCAGGCCGTCGACGCCGCGACCCACCGCCTGCTCATCGGTCCCGTCGTGGAGATGGGGCAGGGCCGCCTCGACGCCGGCCCCGCGGTGCGCTTCGCCGCCGAGAAGCACGAGCTGCGCTGA
- a CDS encoding alcohol acetyltransferase, with the protein MTRRAWVRLDNASNIFLAARSDVDPKVFRLSAELDHEVDPELLQAALESTYERYRLYHAVLRRGVFWYYLQDSDLHPQVSAEETAPCAPIYQADRRTLLFRVMHHRRRISLEVFHALSDGTGALGFLTDLVGEYARRRFPEQPEQPERSREEPGPAAESEQAAEEPVHHLTTDDFVHYFRRRRRRPDAWAERVAFSREAAPAPLTIAESVGADDAPAAREERPTLPATPVHRVRGTRTPDDRPRLVELTMPVAPVLDLARAEGAALTMYLTAVLFEAVRRSSGGLGEARTLAASVPVNLRQSFPSTSARNFFATTRVQHTYAEGEDSLGAVCRELERDFRAKASAGHLEHKLRRFLRFERMPVLRVVPRPLKDVILSLVNRVANRGLTVAVSNLGRVALPEPAASHVHRLLFHVSAVRPQISAVSHGGVLTISFTSPFLETDHVREFARILTAAGVDVSVAAARTTEQELAEAGAAVP; encoded by the coding sequence GTGACCCGCAGGGCCTGGGTGCGGCTCGACAACGCCTCGAACATCTTCCTGGCCGCCCGCAGCGACGTCGACCCCAAGGTGTTCCGCCTCAGCGCCGAACTGGACCACGAGGTGGACCCGGAGCTGCTGCAGGCCGCGCTCGAGTCCACCTACGAGCGCTACCGGCTCTACCACGCGGTGCTGCGACGCGGCGTGTTCTGGTACTACCTGCAGGACAGCGACCTGCATCCGCAGGTGAGCGCCGAGGAGACCGCGCCGTGCGCCCCGATCTACCAGGCCGACCGGCGCACGCTGCTGTTCCGCGTGATGCACCACCGGAGGCGGATCAGCCTCGAGGTGTTCCACGCGCTGTCGGACGGCACCGGGGCCCTGGGATTCCTCACCGACCTGGTGGGAGAGTACGCGCGACGGCGTTTCCCCGAGCAGCCGGAGCAGCCGGAGCGGAGCCGGGAGGAGCCCGGCCCGGCGGCGGAGTCCGAGCAGGCCGCCGAGGAGCCCGTGCACCACCTGACCACCGACGACTTCGTCCACTACTTCCGCCGCCGACGCCGACGGCCGGACGCGTGGGCGGAACGGGTCGCCTTCAGCCGGGAAGCGGCGCCGGCTCCGCTGACCATCGCCGAGAGCGTCGGGGCAGACGACGCGCCGGCGGCCCGGGAGGAGCGACCGACGCTACCGGCCACGCCGGTGCATCGGGTCCGCGGCACCCGCACCCCGGACGACCGCCCGCGACTGGTCGAGCTGACCATGCCCGTCGCTCCCGTGCTCGACCTGGCTCGCGCCGAGGGAGCTGCGCTGACGATGTACCTCACGGCGGTGCTGTTCGAGGCCGTCCGGCGCTCCTCGGGCGGGCTGGGGGAAGCCCGCACCCTCGCCGCCTCGGTGCCGGTGAACCTGCGGCAGTCCTTCCCCTCCACCTCGGCGCGGAACTTCTTCGCCACCACCCGGGTCCAGCACACCTACGCCGAGGGCGAGGACTCCCTCGGCGCGGTCTGCAGGGAGCTCGAGCGCGACTTCCGCGCCAAGGCCTCCGCGGGGCACCTCGAGCACAAGCTGCGACGCTTCCTCCGCTTCGAGCGCATGCCCGTGCTGCGCGTCGTGCCACGCCCGCTCAAGGACGTCATCCTGTCCCTGGTGAACCGGGTCGCCAACCGCGGGCTCACCGTCGCCGTCTCCAATCTGGGCCGCGTCGCCCTGCCGGAGCCGGCCGCCTCCCATGTCCACCGCCTGCTGTTCCACGTCTCCGCCGTGCGGCCCCAGATCTCCGCCGTCTCCCACGGCGGGGTGCTCACGATCTCCTTCACCTCCCCGTTCCTGGAGACCGACCACGTCCGGGAGTTCGCGCGGATCCTCACCGCCGCCGGGGTCGACGTCTCCGTCGCCGCGGCGCGCACCACCGAGCAGGAGCTCGCGGAGGCGGGGGCGGCGGTCCCATGA
- a CDS encoding alpha/beta hydrolase, with the protein MKPLLRPLLRAFAAPRLDMRADYEKVRRLQRHLAALPRTRYRAASWRTVPGDPGSHVPVRVFQPREKRREDLLLFLHGGGWVTGDIESYTPACATMADLTGCVVVSVDYRLAPEHPFPAGLEDSYQVVRLLLEEPGRAGIDDARRIVLVGDSAGGNLAAAVSLQLREHGHAGVSRQILLYPVTHWDHDPATSPFASVRDHGADYRLTSTEVQDYMEMYVPDPAHRKDPRVSPLMAADLSAQPRTLVISAELDLLRDEGEAYGQALAGAGGSVRIHRVPGALHGFITLPRFSRSLRDAYGVIEEFLEEPT; encoded by the coding sequence GTGAAGCCACTGCTGCGACCGCTGCTGAGGGCGTTCGCCGCGCCGCGACTCGACATGCGCGCGGACTACGAGAAGGTCCGTCGCCTCCAGCGTCACCTGGCCGCGCTCCCGCGGACCCGGTACCGCGCCGCCTCCTGGCGCACCGTTCCCGGCGACCCCGGCTCCCACGTGCCGGTGCGGGTCTTCCAACCCCGTGAGAAGCGGCGTGAGGACCTGCTGCTGTTCCTGCACGGCGGCGGCTGGGTCACCGGCGACATCGAGAGCTACACCCCGGCCTGCGCCACGATGGCGGACCTCACCGGCTGCGTCGTGGTCTCGGTCGACTACCGTCTCGCCCCGGAGCACCCCTTCCCGGCGGGCCTCGAGGACAGCTACCAGGTGGTGCGCCTGCTGCTCGAGGAGCCGGGCCGGGCCGGGATCGACGATGCCCGTCGGATCGTGCTGGTGGGGGACTCCGCCGGCGGCAACCTGGCCGCCGCGGTCTCCCTGCAGCTGCGCGAGCACGGCCATGCCGGGGTGAGCCGGCAGATCCTGCTGTACCCGGTGACGCACTGGGACCACGACCCGGCCACCTCGCCCTTCGCCTCGGTGCGCGATCACGGCGCGGATTACCGCCTGACCTCCACCGAGGTCCAGGACTACATGGAGATGTACGTCCCCGACCCGGCGCACCGGAAGGACCCGCGGGTGTCCCCGCTGATGGCCGCGGACCTCTCCGCGCAGCCGCGCACGCTGGTGATCTCCGCGGAGCTCGACCTGCTGCGGGACGAGGGGGAGGCCTACGGTCAGGCGCTCGCCGGGGCCGGTGGCAGCGTGCGCATCCACCGCGTCCCGGGCGCGCTGCACGGATTCATCACCCTGCCGCGCTTCTCCCGGTCCCTGCGGGACGCCTACGGGGTGATCGAGGAGTTCCTCGAGGAGCCGACGTGA
- a CDS encoding Lrp/AsnC family transcriptional regulator: protein MERISDLDERLLAALRKDGRAPIATLATRLGVSRATISSRLDKLTAAGVIVGFTVRVRDYAETATVRATSLIEVEGRTTGRVIARLRGFPEIQALHTTNGGWDLVAEIACPDLPAFDEVLRRIRSIDGVVNSETSLLLSSVLR, encoded by the coding sequence ATGGAGCGGATCTCGGATCTCGACGAACGGCTGCTGGCGGCGCTGCGCAAGGACGGCCGCGCCCCGATCGCGACCCTCGCCACCCGACTCGGGGTCTCCCGCGCGACAATCTCCAGCCGTCTGGACAAGCTCACCGCCGCCGGTGTGATCGTCGGCTTCACCGTGCGGGTACGGGACTACGCCGAGACCGCCACCGTGCGTGCCACCTCCCTCATCGAGGTCGAAGGGCGTACCACGGGCAGGGTGATCGCACGCCTGCGTGGCTTCCCCGAGATCCAGGCCCTGCACACCACCAACGGCGGCTGGGACCTGGTCGCCGAGATCGCGTGCCCGGATCTTCCCGCCTTCGACGAGGTGCTGCGCCGCATCCGCTCGATCGACGGGGTCGTCAACAGCGAGACCAGCCTGCTGCTCAGCTCCGTCCTGCGCTGA
- a CDS encoding uracil-xanthine permease family protein, giving the protein MFRWRLHGDGRTIGADAIVLPEERLAWPLTIGIGAQHVIAMFGATFLVPLLTGFPPSTTLLFSGIGTLLFLTITRNKVPSYLGSSFAFIAPITASTQAESMGAALGGVMITGLLLAALGLLVSRIGTAWISTLMPPVVMGSIVALIGFNLAPKAYENFQDSSVTATVTLLAVVLCTAAFKGLLGRVSVLLGVLIGYLVAVARGEVVFDDVNAAPWIGLPEFHHPTFDLALLPMFLPVVLVLLAENVGHVTSVGLMTHRNLDHMVGRTLASDGIATALSAGFGGSPTTTYGENIGVMSATRVYSTAAYWVAGIVAILLSLSPKIGELIFTIPPGVLGGVTFVLYGLIGIVGVRMWVDGRVDFSRPKNQITAGVALVIGIANVTWTFGGVQLTGIALGTIAALLVYHLMDRLGRATGTEVTASEPAEVVASEGNTPRD; this is encoded by the coding sequence ATGTTCCGCTGGAGACTGCACGGCGACGGCCGCACCATCGGCGCCGACGCGATCGTCCTGCCCGAGGAGCGCCTGGCGTGGCCGCTGACCATCGGCATCGGCGCCCAGCACGTGATCGCCATGTTCGGCGCGACCTTCCTGGTCCCGCTGCTCACCGGATTCCCGCCCTCGACCACGCTGCTGTTCTCCGGCATCGGCACCCTGCTGTTCCTGACGATCACGCGGAACAAGGTGCCCAGCTACCTCGGCTCCTCCTTCGCCTTCATCGCCCCCATCACCGCCTCCACCCAGGCGGAGTCGATGGGGGCGGCGCTCGGCGGCGTGATGATCACAGGGCTGCTGCTGGCGGCGCTGGGCCTGCTCGTCTCGCGCATCGGCACCGCCTGGATCTCGACCCTCATGCCCCCGGTGGTGATGGGCTCGATCGTGGCGCTGATCGGCTTCAACCTCGCCCCGAAGGCGTACGAGAACTTCCAGGATTCCTCCGTCACCGCGACCGTCACCCTGCTCGCCGTGGTGCTGTGCACCGCCGCGTTCAAGGGCCTGCTGGGTCGCGTCTCCGTGCTGCTGGGCGTGCTGATCGGCTACCTGGTCGCGGTGGCCCGCGGCGAGGTGGTCTTCGACGACGTGAACGCCGCGCCCTGGATCGGGCTGCCCGAGTTCCACCACCCGACGTTCGACCTGGCCCTGCTGCCGATGTTCCTGCCCGTGGTGCTGGTGCTGCTGGCCGAGAATGTCGGACACGTGACCAGCGTCGGGCTGATGACGCACCGCAACCTCGACCACATGGTGGGCCGCACCCTCGCCTCCGACGGGATCGCCACCGCGCTCTCGGCCGGCTTCGGCGGGTCGCCGACCACCACCTACGGCGAGAACATCGGCGTCATGAGCGCGACCCGCGTCTACTCGACGGCCGCCTACTGGGTGGCCGGCATCGTCGCGATCCTGCTCTCGCTGTCCCCGAAGATCGGCGAGCTGATCTTCACCATCCCGCCGGGCGTCCTCGGCGGCGTGACCTTCGTGCTCTACGGCTTGATCGGCATCGTCGGCGTGCGCATGTGGGTCGACGGCCGCGTCGACTTCTCCCGCCCCAAGAACCAGATCACCGCGGGCGTCGCCCTGGTCATCGGCATCGCGAACGTCACCTGGACCTTCGGCGGCGTCCAGCTCACCGGCATCGCCCTGGGCACGATCGCCGCCCTGCTCGTCTACCACCTCATGGATCGGCTGGGCCGCGCCACCGGCACCGAGGTCACGGCGTCGGAGCCGGCCGAGGTAGTCGCGAGCGAAGGGAACACCCCGCGCGATTAA
- a CDS encoding DUF6320 domain-containing protein has translation MSSCPACHLEVEGEWTRCPLCDGPLGGDRVAGPLPPVPLRFSRRRLLRALVLTSLGVVLASFAVQLLITPGVPGLGVLRSVWLAVAALWLVVLMAVRKRRNLAKSTVYLVVLVGLVSVYWDYLLGWSAWSLTYAVPILCASSLLALMIIVRVMRIEVGEHIVYSGLVVLLGLTPLVFLGLGWVSTPLPSAVCGALSVAALVLLQLSRGAETRHELAKRLHL, from the coding sequence ATGAGCAGTTGCCCCGCCTGCCACCTCGAGGTCGAGGGCGAGTGGACCCGCTGCCCGCTGTGCGACGGGCCGCTCGGCGGCGACCGCGTGGCGGGACCGCTGCCCCCGGTGCCGCTGCGGTTCTCACGCCGGCGCCTGCTGCGCGCCCTGGTGCTCACCTCGCTCGGCGTCGTGCTCGCCTCATTCGCCGTGCAGCTGCTGATCACCCCGGGCGTGCCGGGGCTGGGCGTACTGCGCTCGGTGTGGCTGGCGGTGGCCGCGCTGTGGCTGGTGGTGCTGATGGCGGTGCGCAAGCGTCGCAATCTCGCCAAGTCGACGGTGTACCTCGTGGTGCTGGTCGGTCTGGTGAGCGTGTACTGGGACTACCTGCTGGGGTGGAGCGCATGGTCCCTGACCTATGCGGTGCCCATCCTGTGCGCCTCCTCGCTGCTCGCGCTGATGATCATCGTGCGGGTGATGCGGATCGAGGTGGGTGAGCACATCGTCTACAGCGGCCTGGTCGTGCTGCTGGGCCTGACCCCGCTGGTGTTCCTCGGCCTGGGCTGGGTGAGCACGCCGCTGCCGTCGGCCGTGTGCGGGGCGCTCAGCGTGGCCGCGCTGGTGCTCCTGCAGCTCTCCCGCGGTGCGGAGACCCGCCATGAGCTCGCCAAGCGGCTGCACCTGTAG